Within the Chloroflexota bacterium genome, the region GGCTGGCTGGTGTACGGGCTTATCTACTTGGGGTTTGGGCTGGCGCGCGCGGGGTGGCACGTCTGGGCACTGTACGCCGCCTATGGTATCTACTACGGCGCGGTGGAGGGGACGGCCAAGGCGCTGGTGGCCGACATCGTCTCGCCCGAAAAGCGCGGCACCGCGTATGGCGTGTACAACGCGGCGGTGGGGCTTTCGGCCTTCCCCGCGAGTTTCATCGCGGGCATCTTGTGGCAGGGAGTGGGGCCGTGGCAAGGATTTGGCGCGGCGGCGCCGTTCTACTTCGGGGCGGCGCTGGCCCTCATGGCGGTGGCGTTGCTGGTGCTGTGGCTGCCCAGAACCCGCGCCACCGAAGCGTAGATACATAATTCGGAAGCGAGGTACGTGCACGTGAGCAAGCCAAAGTTGCGAGTGATCCCGCTCGGGGGACTTGGCGAAATCGGGAAGAACATGCTCGCCATTGAGTATGGCTCCGACATCCTCATCGTGGATGCCGGCGTCATGTTCCCCGAAAACGACATGTGGGGGGTAGACCTGGTCATCCCCGACTTCGGGTACCTGCTGGACAAGACGGAGCGGGTACGCGCCATTGTGCTGACCCACGGGCATGAAGACCACATCGGCGCGCTGCCTTACGTCCTGCGCCAGATACCGGTACCGGTGTACGGCACGCGGTTGACCATCGGCCTGGCCAAGGTCAAGTTGCGGGAGGAGGGGATGGCCGATGCCGCGCCGCTCCACGAGGTTGGGTTGCGGCAGCCGTTTCGCATCGGGACGTTTGAGGTGGAATGCTTCCGCGTGAACCACAGCATTCCCGACGGCGTTGGCCTGGCCATTCGCACGCCGCTGGGGGTGCTGGTGCATTCGGGCGATTTCAAGTTTGACTACACGCCCATTGAGGGCAAGGGCGCGGATTTGGCGCGACTGGCGCAGTTGGGCGGCGAGGGGGTCCTGCTGCTCATGGCCGACAGCACCAATGCCGAACGGCCTGGGTTTACCCCCTCCGAGCGGACCGTGGAGCAGGCCTTTGACCAGGTCTTCTCGCGCGCCAAAGGGCGCATCATCGTGGCCACTTTCGCCTCGCTCATCCCGCGGGTGCAGCAGTTGGTGAACTGCGCGCAACGCTACGGCAGGCGGATCGCGTTTGCTGGGCGTAGCATGGTGGACAACGTCAAGATCGCCCAGGAGTTGGGCTATCTGACGATTCCGGACGGACTGGTGGTGGATCTGGGCGCCATCAAGAACATGAAGCCGGATCAAATCGTGATCGTGGCGACGGGCAGCCAGGGCGAGCCGACCTCGGCGCTGGCTCGCATGGCGGCGGGAACCCACAAACAGGTGCAGATTGTCCCCGGCGACACGGTCATCCTGTCGTCGCACGTGATTCCCGGCAACGAGGAGATGGTGGGCCGCACGATCAATCGCCTGTTCCAGCGCGGCGCCGAGGTGGTGTACGAGGCCGTGGCCCAGGTGCATGTGTCGGGACACGCGAGCCAGGAGGAGCAGAAACTCATCTTGAGCCTGACCAAGCCGAAGTACTTCCTGCCGATTCACGGCGAGTTGCGGCACCTGCACCACCACGCCCGCACGGCGATTGAACTGGGCATGCCGCCGGAAAACGTGTTCGTCGTGGAGAACGGGTACGTCATAGAGATAGACGAGAAAGGGGCGCGCGTCGCCGAGCGGGTGCCGGGCGGCTGGGTGTTCGTGGATGGGGCGGGCGTAGGTGATATTGGCCCTGCTGTGCTGCGCGACCGCGAGACGTTGAGCCGCGATGGATTTGTGGTGGCGGTGGCGTTGGTGCGGCGAGGCGGCTGGGCGCTCCAGCGTCCCGTGGAGTTGGTTACGCGCGGCGTCGTGTACCTGCCGGAGGCGCAGGAACTCTTGCAACGGGCTGCGGCCGCCGCCAGCGAGGCCGTAACGGCGGGGAGCCCGCCCAAGGACGAGGTGGACGTGCGCGAGCGGGTGCGCCGCGCCCTGGTGCGCTTCTTCCACGACGAGGTGGGCCGAAGCCCCATGATTGAAGCGGTCGTTGTCGCCGTGTAGGCGCTGCCGATTCACGCTGTGCGTGAGGTCGCCGGATGAGACGCAACCTGGAATTGCTGGACGAGGAAATCGTACAGCGCATCCTGGACGAGGCGATGGATCTCATCGCAACGACGGGCGTGCGGGTGCTGGCGCGGGAGGCGTTGGACCTGCTGGCGTCATCCGGCGCGCGGGTGGACGGCGACGTGGCGCGGATTCCGGCGCCGCTGGCGCAGCGGGCGCTGGCATCGGCCCCGCGCGAGTTCTCGCTCTACGACCGCAGGGGCCGCGCGACAGTCCGCTACGCCGGCGATGCCGTGCACTTTGACCCCGGCTCCTGCGGCGTGCATATCCTAGACCCCGAAACCGGCGAGCACCGGTCGTCGGTGGCAAGCGACCTGGTGCGCATCGTACAGGTGGCCGAGATGCTGCCGGAGTACGCCGCGCAGTCCACGGCGGTTATCTGCGATGACGTGCCAAAGGACATCGGCGACCTGTACCGTCTGTTTCTGGTGCTGCTTTATTCCGAGAAGCCTATCGTAACCGGCGGGTTCACGGCCAGGGGCACGCGCACGATGATCGCCATGCTTGCGGCGGAGAGCGGTGGGCCTGAAGCCTTGCGCGCGCGCCCTCGCGCCGTCTTTGACATGTGCCCATCCCCGCCGCTGCGCTGGACCGAGTTCGCCGCGCAGAACCTCATAGACCTGGCGCGGGCGTGGGTGCCGGCGCAATTGGTCTCCATGCCGTTGGCCGGGGCGACGGCCCCCGTAACGCTCCTGGGTTCCCTTGTCCAGCACGCGGCGGAGACGATCAGCGGGATTGTGATCCACCAACTGGCGCAGCCCGGCGCGCCAGTGGTCTGGGGCGGCGCGCCCGCCATCTTTGACATGCGCGCCGCGACGACGCCCATGGGCGCGGTGGAAACCGCCATGCTGGACATCGGCTACGCGCAGGTGGGCAAGCACCTGGGCCTGCCGACCCATGCGTACATGGGGGCGAGCGATGCCAAGATCGTGGACGCGCAAGCGGGCCTGGAGTCGGGCGTTACGGCGGTTTTGGGCGCGCTGGCCGGCATCAACATGATCAGCGGCGCGGGGATGCTGGATTTTCTCGCCTGCTTCAGCGTGGAGAAACTTGTCGTGGACGCCGAGGCCATTCGCATGGCCTTGCGGCTGCTGGACGGCATCCAGGTTCGTACCGACCGCCTGGCGACGGACGCCTTCGCCCGCATGGGCCTGGGGTGCGACTTCCTGATGCTGCCCGAGACGCGGCGCTTGTTCCGGCTGGAGCAGGTGCTGCCATCGCCGGTGATAGACCGCGGCTCCCTGGGCGCCTGGCAGGCGGCGGGTTCGCCCGGCACGCTTGCCCGTGCGCGGGAGCGGGTCCGCACGCTGCTTGCGGCGTATTCCCGGCCCAGCCTGGCGCCCGACGTGGAGCGGGAACTGTATGCCATCGTGCGGTCGGAGGCGCGCCGCGTCGGCCTGGAGCATCTGCCGGGCACCGAATCCCTCGGTGCGCGCGGCTAATCCCATTCCGGAGCGATGCGTATGCGCGTAGCCATGTATTACAACAATCAGGATGTGCGCCTGGAGGAGATGCCCACCCCGCGCATCGGCCCGGGCGAACTCCTGGTGAAAGTGATCGCCAGCGGCATCTGCGGCAGCGACGTGATGGAGTGGTACCGCATCAAGAAGGCTCCCCGCGTGCTGGGGCACGAGATTACCGGCGTCATCGCCGAGGTGGGCGAGGGGGTCTCGCGGTACAAGGTGGGCGACCGCGTGTTTGTGTCGCATCACGTCCCGTGCAACACGTGCCGCTACTGTCTCAACGGCCAGCACACCGTCTGCGACACGCTGCACACGACGAACTACGACCCGGGCGGGTTCGCCGAGTATCTGCGCGTGCCGCCCATCAATGTAGACCGAGGCGTGTGGGTCCTGCCGGACGATGTGTCGTTTGAGGAAGGGGTCTTCATTGAACCTCTGGGGTGCGTGGTGCGGGCGCAGCGCGTGGCGAACGTCCGCCCTGGGCAGACGGTGCTCGTGCTGGGCAGCGGGATGTCGGGGCTGCTGCACGTCGCCCTGGCGCGGGCATCGGGCGCGGGGCGCGTGATCGCCACCGATGTGCACGAGTACCGACTTCAGGCGGCCCGGCGCTTCGGCGCCGACGTGGCGCTCCATGCGGCTGAGGATGTTCCCGCGCGCGTCCGCGAGGTGAACGACGGCCGATTGGCCGATGTGGTGTTCGTGTGCGCAGGGGCCATGTCGGCCTTCCGCCAGTCGCTGCAATCGGTGGGGCGCGGGGGAACCATCCAGTTCTTCGCGCCGACGCCACCGGGCGCGGAATTGCCCATTCCGGTCAACGATTTCTGGCGCAATAGCATCACGGTGATGACTTCATACGGGGCTGCGCCGCAGGACCTGACCGTCGCGCTGGATTTGATTCGCGCGCGCCGTATCCCGGTGGCCGATATGATCACCCACCGGTTGAGCCTTGCGGAGACCGGCCTCGGCTTCCGAATCGTGGCCGAGGCGACGGAGTCCATCAAGGTGATCGTGGAGCCGCAGCGGTAGCGCGGGCTGTGGCTACCCCTGCCATCCCAGGCGCGTGGAGATGGCCCGCGCGGCGGCGACGATGCTCTCGGCGATCTCGGACACGCGTTCCGGCGTCATGCGGCTGGTGGGGCCTGGCATGCTGATGACGGCGATCACCTTGCCCTCTCGGTTGCGGATCGGCGCGGCCACGGCGCGGATGCCGATTTCAAACTCCTGGTCGTCGTAGCCGTAGCCGCGCGCGCGGACCTCGGCCAGTTGCGCCCACACTTGTTCGGCCGAGGTGATGGTCCAGTCGGTGTATCGGGTGAGCGGCTCTTTGAGGATGCTGCGCGCTTCGGCCTCGGGCATGAAGGCGAGGAAGGTCTTGCCGCTGGCGGTGCAGTGGGCCGGGAGCCGCATGCCCACCCGCGCCGCGATGGTCAGGGTGTGCTTGCCCTGGATCACCTCCACGTAGAAGACCTCGCCTCGGTCAAACACGCTCAGGTCGCAGGTCTCCTCAAATCGGTCCACGAGCGCCTTCATGTGGGGGATGGCCTCGCGCCGGAAGTCCAGGGTGCGGATGGCGGCCATGCCCAACTCGGCCAGGCGCAGGCCCAGCCGATAGCGCTCGCCGTCGGTCGCCCGCTCCAGGAAGCCCCCGTTCATCAGCGACACGATGATGCGATGCGTGGTGGCCTTGTGGAGGCCGACAAGTTGGGCGATCTCGGAGACGCCGCGCTCGGGATGCTCGTCGTCAAAGCAATCCAGAATCTGCATGGCGCGCTCCATGACGCGCACCCGGTAGATGTTGGGGTTTTTCATCCGTGCTCCTTGCGCTGTGGGATTGCGACCGCGCCGCAGTGGGGATTATATCACGATTGGGCGGGAGATTCAATCTTGGGGTGGCCGCGTGGGGAACCTGCCCGGTCTTCGCGCCGTCGCGGCCTCTCGACCTCACCTAACCCCTCCCACACCCTCCCCTTCCCTCTCCGCGCGCGGAGAGGGAAGGGGAGGGCCAGGGTGGAGATGGGTGAGGTAGACCTCGCCTCCGGCGGCTATGGGAAGCCGCCCTACGGGTTGGGGCGTGGTGCCACCAGCCCATTGCGAGCGTAGGGCAGGTTTCCATACCTGCCCGTGTATCCGGCGGCTATGGGAAGCCGCCCTACGTGTTTTGGCGTTGTGCCACCAGTCCATTGCGAGCGTAGGGCAGGTTTCCATACCTGCCCGTGTGTCCGGTCGTCGCGCCGTCGCGTTTCGGGTCTGGGGGGCAGGAAGGCGCGGCGGCGTGCGCTCGGCGGTGGGCGGGGGCGTCTCCTCTATGCGGTCGGCTCCCGCTGCTTGTTCAGGAACTACCGCGCGTGGCTATCTACGTTGACACGAAAGCGCGCACGTGAAGGATTTCTTCATGGCGCATTGGGCGAATGTCCGGTTCAGCCAGTGTTACCACTGCGATGGTCTTGCCTTCGCCCGTAACAAACTCCACCTCAAAGGTTTTGCCATCTTCATAGCAGTGAACAACGGCGCCAACGTCGCCACGCCTGAGACCATATGCCTCTAGATCTTTGGCAAGGACAACCGTATCAAGTTCCCGAATCATTGGAACCCTTCCTTTCCCTGCCTAGGCGGCTATGGGAAGCCGCCCTACGTGTTGGGGCATTGTGCCAGCATCCCAATGCGAGCGTAGGGGCAGGTTCCCATGCCTGCCCCTGTGTTGCCTCCGCAGCCCAGACGCCGCCCTGGCGTCCGCTGCGGGATGCCCGTCGGCGCGGGGGGGGGCGCCCGCGGCCTCGCGTCAGATGTACAAATGGTGCGGGTCTATCTCCTCGCGCAGGAGGCGCAACTCCTCGGCGGTGGGCGGGGGCGTCTCCTCTATGCGGTCGGCCAGCAGGAGTTCAAACCCCGTGTTCTGGATGACCTGCTCCACGGTTACGCCCGGATGCACCGCCAGGAGTTTCATCCGCTTGGTGGCGTCGTCAAACCCCATGAGCGCCAGGCTGGACACGACGCGGTAGGGGCCGGTTCCGGGCGGCAGGCCGGCTGCCTCGCGGGCGCCCGGGCCGGTGAGGTAGCCCGGGGTGGTGATGAAGTCCACCTTGGGGACGAAGCGCCGGGCGTCGTGCTGCATGATGGCGATGGTGCGCCAGCAGTGGGAACCCACATCGTTGGCGCCACCGCTGCCGGGCAGGCGGGCCTTGGGGCGGGCGTGGTCGCCGATGACGGTGGAGTTCAGGTTGCCGTAGGGGTCAATCTGCGCGCCGCCCAGGAACCCGTACTCTATGAACCCGCGCTGGGCGGTCTCCATGGTGTCGCAGATGCCGGTGGCCGACAGGGCGCGGTGGAAGGTGCGCTCCTCGCCCACGGCCAGAGGCAACTCTTCCAGGATTGCGCCGGTGCCGCCGAACTCAAAGACGGTTACCAGGTTGGGCGCGTGGAGTTTCTGCGCCAGCGCCGCCGCCAGCATCGGGATGCCTGTGCCGATGAAGGCGGTGGTGCCGTCCTCCATGAGGCGCGCCGCCACGCAAATGAGAAGTTCGCGGGGGTTGTACTCGGTGCTCATGGTTGCCCTCCCTTGCGGTATCGCAGGCCCTCCAGGCGGTCGCGCCCGACCAGGTCCATGTACTCCTCGTGGTTCTTGGGGCCGTACACGTACTTCTGGAGGTAGGTCTGGGCGGTGTCAGGCTGCTCCATCTCCTTGACCCACTCGCGGATGAGTTCCTCGTCGCGGCGATAGACATAACACATCTCGCCCGGGTGCGAGCCGAAGGGCGCATGGACGACGGCATCCACCAGGTAGTAGGGAATGACCGTTCGGTCGGGGCGCTTGCGGATTTCCTCGGTGGGGATGATTTCCTCGGCGCTGACGATGAGGCGCTTGCAGGCGCGGGCCATTTCTATGGCAAACCCCGCGATGCCGTCAATCTGGCAGTTGCCGTAGCGGTCGGCGCGGTGCACGTGGATGAACCCCACGTCCAGGATAAGGGCAGGGAGGAGGGCGACCTTCTCGCCGGTGAAGGGACACTCCACCACCTTCGCCGCGCTGTACTTCAGCGTGTCGGTGCCGAGCATGGAGCGAACGGGGATGAAGGGCACGCCCATAGCGGCGGCCTTGAACCGCCAGGTGATGCCGCCGTTGGACCATTCCACGACGTGCTGCACCCGACCGCTCTCCACTTCGCGGCGCAGGTTGGCCGAGATGCCGTACACCTCGTTGCCGATGTAGGTGATGTCTAACGCGCGGACCCGGCCCGTCGCGAGGAGCAGGTCCAGTTCCATGACGCCCTGGCAGGCGACGCGGAGGTCTTTGTACCCCTGGCGGATGAGTTCGCGGACGAGGGACATGGGGCAGCGGACGGTGCCGTAGAGTTCGGTGCCGATGTACGCGCCGTCAAACATGAAGCGAGAGATGGCCTCCTGCTCCGACATTAGTTTGTCCACCAGGGCCTTGTTCTTGTGCAGGCGGTTCCACTCTCGGAAGGCGTTCATGTCGGGCGGCTGGATGAGTGGGCCGATGCCAGATTCCACTACATGCATGGTTCGCCTCCTTTGCTAGTTGCCAGTCCGTTCTGGCAGTGCCGTTCATGCCGAGCAGAATGACCTGGTTCTTGGCGGAAACGCGGTACGATATGGGGGCTTGCCGCGCCATCGCTCTGCCGCGAGAAGCGCGTCGGGGCCGCGGAGGCCGGCCTTGTGTCGCTGCCTGCTCCGCGCCTCAGCAGACTTGCCGTTGCGATGCGGGCCGGTGCGGCAAATGCCCCTAGAGATGCTGCGCGAACCACCGGGTGGATGCGGTGATCACCTCCTTTTCCCAGGCGATGGATGAAAACGTGTGGTCGGCGCCCTCTACCATTTTCAGCGCTTTGGGGCCGGTCAATGCCTGCAGGTACTTGTGCGCGTCATCGGGCGGGACCGATGCGTCTGCGGTGCCTTGGACGACGAGGGTGGGGCCTGCGAATCGGCGGAGTTCGTCCAGCGGGCGGATGGCCATCATCTGGCGGATGAATTCGTGGCCGACGACAAGCCCGCCGATGTCGTAGCCGGACGGGTGAGCCGCGGGCGGGCGCGATGCGTTGGCCGCGCCTTTGGTGAGGACCTCGGCCAGGTTGGCGGGCGCGGCCCAGAGGACAAGGGCGCGCACGCGGGGGTCGCGCCCCGCCAGACAGGCGGCTACCAGACCGCCCAGGCTGAGCCCCAGAACACCCAGACGCGCCTGGTCTATCTCGGGTTGGGCGCTCAACCAGTCCAGTGCGGCTGCGGCGTCGGAGATTTCGCCCTCAATGGTCATGTCGGCGAAGTCGCCCTCGCTCTCTCCAGAGCCGCGGAAGTCAAACCGAAGCGCCGCAATGCCGTGTTGGGCGAGATGTCGGGCCTGTTTGGTGAAGATGAAGTGGGACTCGCTGCGGTGGCCGGTGAAGCCGTGGAGCAGGACGACGGCGGGGCAGGGGGTTGGGCCTTCGGGAAGGTGCAGCATGCCGTAGAGGTTCTGCCCCTGGTTTTGGAAGACCACGAGTTTTTCCATCTGCGGCCCTCGCTGTTGAGATGTTTGGCCCTCGGTCAAGGGCGCGCCGGCGCGTAGGGTTGGCCTATGGTCAGGGTTGTGCTGACTCGGGCGGCGCGGCAGATCGCGCCTGATACAGCATGATCTCCGCCTTTTCCAAGAGTTGCTCCGCAGAATCGGCCTGCTCAGGGAAGTGAGCGAGGCCGATATACAGAACGCGCGTGGGCGCGGCGACGTCCGAAGCCGCCTGGTAGTCGGCCTGCGCCTTCTGCGCAAGCGCGGTCGCTTCGTCCGGCGCGGCCATGGGCAGAATCGCGGCAACTTCGCTCACGCTGTATCTCCCCAGGATGATGTCCTCGTTGCCCTGCTGGCAGAGGACCGCCGCAAGCGAGCGGGCTTGTTTGTCCAGGGCGGCCAGTCGGCCTTCCTGTGGGATTCTCTCAGCCTCCACGCTGGCGAGGAGAAGGGCCAGCGGGTAGTTGTGGCGGGCGGCTCGCGCGCACTCGCGTTGGAGCGCCTCAATCATGTATTGGCGGTTGTAGAGGTCCGTGCCTGGGTCGCGGGTCGCCAGGTAGTAGGCGTCGTCGGACGCGCCCTGTTCGGCGAAGTCCATGTAGCGGACGCGAAACACGGTGTCGCCGACGCGGAGCAGGTCGCCGTCGCTGAGTTCCGCGCGCTCAATCTGCTCGTCATTGACGAAGGTGCCATTGCTGCTCTCCAGGTCCACCACCACGGCCGTGCGTTCGGTCAGCAGGATTTTGCAGTGCTGGCGGGAGACTCTGCTATCCCACAGGCGCAGGCCCGCGCCCATCTGCCGCCCCAGGATGGTCTCGGGTTCGCGGATGATGAAGGCGCGGGACAGGCCTCCTCCGACTAGGGGGATGAGCCAGAGCGCGCGGACCGGATTCACCCGAGGCATGTCGGGGTGGGAAATCATCACGGTTTGTTCCAGGGGAGGCGCGGCGAGCTTGCCGGGATGCCGCACGGCGGGCGTATCCACCTTCTTGCGGGGATCGTACCCTATCAAGGCCATATCCGCCTGCTCCTTGTCGCAGAATCCAATGGATTATAGCATGTTCCGCGCAGAGTGCAAAGCGCAAA harbors:
- a CDS encoding 3-oxoacid CoA-transferase, with translation MSTEYNPRELLICVAARLMEDGTTAFIGTGIPMLAAALAQKLHAPNLVTVFEFGGTGAILEELPLAVGEERTFHRALSATGICDTMETAQRGFIEYGFLGGAQIDPYGNLNSTVIGDHARPKARLPGSGGANDVGSHCWRTIAIMQHDARRFVPKVDFITTPGYLTGPGAREAAGLPPGTGPYRVVSSLALMGFDDATKRMKLLAVHPGVTVEQVIQNTGFELLLADRIEETPPPTAEELRLLREEIDPHHLYI
- a CDS encoding CoA transferase subunit A, with amino-acid sequence MHVVESGIGPLIQPPDMNAFREWNRLHKNKALVDKLMSEQEAISRFMFDGAYIGTELYGTVRCPMSLVRELIRQGYKDLRVACQGVMELDLLLATGRVRALDITYIGNEVYGISANLRREVESGRVQHVVEWSNGGITWRFKAAAMGVPFIPVRSMLGTDTLKYSAAKVVECPFTGEKVALLPALILDVGFIHVHRADRYGNCQIDGIAGFAIEMARACKRLIVSAEEIIPTEEIRKRPDRTVIPYYLVDAVVHAPFGSHPGEMCYVYRRDEELIREWVKEMEQPDTAQTYLQKYVYGPKNHEEYMDLVGRDRLEGLRYRKGGQP
- a CDS encoding DUF4926 domain-containing protein, whose protein sequence is MIRELDTVVLAKDLEAYGLRRGDVGAVVHCYEDGKTFEVEFVTGEGKTIAVVTLAEPDIRPMRHEEILHVRAFVST
- a CDS encoding alpha/beta fold hydrolase codes for the protein MEKLVVFQNQGQNLYGMLHLPEGPTPCPAVVLLHGFTGHRSESHFIFTKQARHLAQHGIAALRFDFRGSGESEGDFADMTIEGEISDAAAALDWLSAQPEIDQARLGVLGLSLGGLVAACLAGRDPRVRALVLWAAPANLAEVLTKGAANASRPPAAHPSGYDIGGLVVGHEFIRQMMAIRPLDELRRFAGPTLVVQGTADASVPPDDAHKYLQALTGPKALKMVEGADHTFSSIAWEKEVITASTRWFAQHL
- a CDS encoding IclR family transcriptional regulator encodes the protein MKNPNIYRVRVMERAMQILDCFDDEHPERGVSEIAQLVGLHKATTHRIIVSLMNGGFLERATDGERYRLGLRLAELGMAAIRTLDFRREAIPHMKALVDRFEETCDLSVFDRGEVFYVEVIQGKHTLTIAARVGMRLPAHCTASGKTFLAFMPEAEARSILKEPLTRYTDWTITSAEQVWAQLAEVRARGYGYDDQEFEIGIRAVAAPIRNREGKVIAVISMPGPTSRMTPERVSEIAESIVAAARAISTRLGWQG
- a CDS encoding FHA domain-containing protein, encoding MALIGYDPRKKVDTPAVRHPGKLAAPPLEQTVMISHPDMPRVNPVRALWLIPLVGGGLSRAFIIREPETILGRQMGAGLRLWDSRVSRQHCKILLTERTAVVVDLESSNGTFVNDEQIERAELSDGDLLRVGDTVFRVRYMDFAEQGASDDAYYLATRDPGTDLYNRQYMIEALQRECARAARHNYPLALLLASVEAERIPQEGRLAALDKQARSLAAVLCQQGNEDIILGRYSVSEVAAILPMAAPDEATALAQKAQADYQAASDVAAPTRVLYIGLAHFPEQADSAEQLLEKAEIMLYQARSAAPPESAQP
- a CDS encoding alcohol dehydrogenase catalytic domain-containing protein, with product MRVAMYYNNQDVRLEEMPTPRIGPGELLVKVIASGICGSDVMEWYRIKKAPRVLGHEITGVIAEVGEGVSRYKVGDRVFVSHHVPCNTCRYCLNGQHTVCDTLHTTNYDPGGFAEYLRVPPINVDRGVWVLPDDVSFEEGVFIEPLGCVVRAQRVANVRPGQTVLVLGSGMSGLLHVALARASGAGRVIATDVHEYRLQAARRFGADVALHAAEDVPARVREVNDGRLADVVFVCAGAMSAFRQSLQSVGRGGTIQFFAPTPPGAELPIPVNDFWRNSITVMTSYGAAPQDLTVALDLIRARRIPVADMITHRLSLAETGLGFRIVAEATESIKVIVEPQR
- a CDS encoding ribonuclease J — its product is MHVSKPKLRVIPLGGLGEIGKNMLAIEYGSDILIVDAGVMFPENDMWGVDLVIPDFGYLLDKTERVRAIVLTHGHEDHIGALPYVLRQIPVPVYGTRLTIGLAKVKLREEGMADAAPLHEVGLRQPFRIGTFEVECFRVNHSIPDGVGLAIRTPLGVLVHSGDFKFDYTPIEGKGADLARLAQLGGEGVLLLMADSTNAERPGFTPSERTVEQAFDQVFSRAKGRIIVATFASLIPRVQQLVNCAQRYGRRIAFAGRSMVDNVKIAQELGYLTIPDGLVVDLGAIKNMKPDQIVIVATGSQGEPTSALARMAAGTHKQVQIVPGDTVILSSHVIPGNEEMVGRTINRLFQRGAEVVYEAVAQVHVSGHASQEEQKLILSLTKPKYFLPIHGELRHLHHHARTAIELGMPPENVFVVENGYVIEIDEKGARVAERVPGGWVFVDGAGVGDIGPAVLRDRETLSRDGFVVAVALVRRGGWALQRPVELVTRGVVYLPEAQELLQRAAAAASEAVTAGSPPKDEVDVRERVRRALVRFFHDEVGRSPMIEAVVVAV
- a CDS encoding trimethylamine methyltransferase family protein — translated: MRRNLELLDEEIVQRILDEAMDLIATTGVRVLAREALDLLASSGARVDGDVARIPAPLAQRALASAPREFSLYDRRGRATVRYAGDAVHFDPGSCGVHILDPETGEHRSSVASDLVRIVQVAEMLPEYAAQSTAVICDDVPKDIGDLYRLFLVLLYSEKPIVTGGFTARGTRTMIAMLAAESGGPEALRARPRAVFDMCPSPPLRWTEFAAQNLIDLARAWVPAQLVSMPLAGATAPVTLLGSLVQHAAETISGIVIHQLAQPGAPVVWGGAPAIFDMRAATTPMGAVETAMLDIGYAQVGKHLGLPTHAYMGASDAKIVDAQAGLESGVTAVLGALAGINMISGAGMLDFLACFSVEKLVVDAEAIRMALRLLDGIQVRTDRLATDAFARMGLGCDFLMLPETRRLFRLEQVLPSPVIDRGSLGAWQAAGSPGTLARARERVRTLLAAYSRPSLAPDVERELYAIVRSEARRVGLEHLPGTESLGARG